In Pelomicrobium methylotrophicum, a single window of DNA contains:
- a CDS encoding YajQ family cyclic di-GMP-binding protein produces MASFDIVSQVDKQELRNAVDQANKEIANRFDFKGSDARVELTDYQLTLYADDEFKLGQVNDILLQRLAKRGVDVRCLERGKVETISGNKVKQAVTVRVGVGADLAKRIVKLIKDSKLKVQASVQGDAVRVSGAKKDTLQEAIQLVRKSVTDFPLQFTNYRD; encoded by the coding sequence ATGGCGTCATTCGACATCGTCTCGCAGGTCGACAAGCAGGAGCTGCGCAACGCGGTGGACCAGGCGAACAAGGAAATCGCCAACCGCTTCGATTTCAAGGGCTCAGACGCGCGGGTGGAGCTCACCGACTACCAGCTCACCTTGTACGCCGACGACGAGTTCAAGCTGGGTCAGGTGAACGACATCCTTTTGCAGCGGCTCGCCAAGCGCGGCGTGGATGTGCGCTGCCTGGAAAGAGGCAAAGTGGAGACCATCAGCGGCAACAAGGTGAAGCAGGCCGTCACCGTCCGGGTCGGGGTAGGGGCTGACCTTGCCAAGAGGATCGTCAAGCTCATCAAAGACAGCAAGCTCAAGGTGCAAGCCAGCGTTCAGGGCGACGCCGTGCGGGTCTCCGGCGCGAAGAAGGATACCTTGCAGGAAGCGATCCAGCTCGTGCGCAAGTCGGTGACCGACTTTCCTCTGCAGTTCACCAACTACCGCGACTAG